Proteins from a single region of candidate division WOR-3 bacterium:
- the xerD gene encoding site-specific tyrosine recombinase XerD, translated as MPDELNLNDFENFLISQGSELNTIQAYLRDIKQLGLFLKTQNKDLISVKTEDLRSFIHSLFDMGLSPVSINRKISAMRSYYAFLYSNNCIDKNPAEDLEVLKVGRKLPQTLSIEEVNAIIESADEKTPAGLRDRVCLELLYGSGLRISELLNLKISDIMTKEELLSIIGKGNKQRFVPFGKKALQAIQEYLQQGRPALMKKKKSPYLILNARGNKLSRMGFLKILRKYLIKSGIRKKVTPHTFRHSFATHLLQAGADLRAVQELLGHSDISTTQIYTHIDREYLKQVHREHHPREKEL; from the coding sequence ATGCCGGATGAATTGAACTTAAACGACTTTGAGAATTTTTTGATAAGTCAAGGCAGTGAATTGAACACTATTCAAGCATATTTACGGGATATAAAACAATTGGGATTATTTTTAAAGACTCAGAATAAAGATTTAATTTCGGTAAAGACCGAAGACCTGCGTAGTTTTATTCACTCCCTTTTTGATATGGGCTTAAGCCCAGTTTCAATCAATCGCAAGATTTCCGCGATGCGGTCTTATTATGCATTTCTTTACTCTAATAACTGCATAGATAAAAATCCGGCGGAGGATTTAGAGGTTTTGAAGGTCGGCAGGAAATTGCCCCAGACTTTGTCTATTGAAGAAGTGAATGCAATCATTGAATCGGCCGATGAAAAGACACCCGCGGGTTTGAGAGATCGGGTCTGCCTGGAATTGCTCTATGGTTCAGGTTTGCGCATTTCGGAGTTGCTTAATCTTAAAATAAGTGACATTATGACCAAAGAAGAATTATTGAGTATCATCGGCAAAGGCAATAAACAGCGATTTGTGCCCTTTGGAAAAAAGGCACTTCAGGCAATCCAAGAATATCTTCAGCAGGGACGACCCGCGTTGATGAAAAAAAAGAAGAGCCCGTATCTCATTTTAAACGCCCGGGGTAATAAACTCTCCCGCATGGGTTTTTTGAAAATTCTGCGTAAATACCTTATTAAATCCGGGATAAGAAAAAAAGTTACACCCCATACCTTCCGTCATTCCTTTGCGACCCATTTACTACAGGCAGGGGCGGATTTGAGAGCGGTTCAGGAACTATTAGGACATTCTGATATTTCCACGACCCAGATATATACCCATATTGATCGCGAATACCTAAAACAAGTGCATCGTGAACACCATCCCCGGGAGAAGGAACTATGA